The DNA sequence ACAAGTGTTGCAGAAAATGATTTGTTCAAGGGTCTTCGTTGTAGGGAGCTCAAGTtacaatgagaaaataaaaaataaatgatagtTTGATACTTTTCagaaatgtattaaatattatatttatgaaTCTAACTTGATAAAAGATTTGCAGTCTTGCTCCATTAGTGAGGAAGGTGAGCGAGGCAAGGGTTGTGGAAATGACCGAAAAACTCTGTGATAAATTGCTAAATGGGAAGGATCAGCATCGTGATATTGCCAGCATAGCTTTGAAAACAATTGTTGCTGAAGTTTCTACTCAGTCTCTTGCCCAGTCTATTCTTCATTCTCTCTCACCACAACTGATAAAAGGAATTACTGGCTCAGTATGTTCTTAGTTATACTTAAAACCTCTGTTCCTTCAATTTTAATAATAACTCATCTGTACCCGTGAGGCCAATGGCACATTCATTAAGTTCCACCTTTTTTTGGTCTTAAGGCCTCTCTGAGTTGATATTTTCTACTTGTAGATGATTTTATGTTTATATTATCAGTTTCTTCTGATCTGATCTGATATGTACCTGTTAGGCAATAGTTGTTTAAGacataaaagatatttaaatatattttatttgatttcgtACTTATGAAGGAGCCatttcattttttaatatttagacgTAAGTGTTTCAATCGATATTTATTTGCACATCCTTTACTGTGGCTAAGTAACACTCCGTTTTTCTTTGCTTCTATTTATGATGTcagaaattttatttttcatagattcattttatttttgaaaaatgtcatgTGACTTTTTTCCTCCTCCCTTATTATTATATATGGCTACGGGCAACTTTGGGTTGTTTTTTCAGTTTATATTATTAGCCCTGCAACTTCCAAGGTTTATGGTGTAACATGAACTATATGCATAAATGTGAAACTGCTAATTGTGATTTATGAACTCTTTAATTAGTGTTTTCCAAGTAACATGCCTTTTTGAAATCTCCACCTTATTCTGCAGATGGGCACAGAGATTAAATGTGAATGCTTGGATATTTTATGTGATGTCCTTCATAAATTTGGGAATCTAATGGCATCTGATCATGAGCTGTTATTAAGTTCCCTGCTTTCTCAGTTGGGTTCCAATCAAGCTAGTGTTCGCAAGAAGACTGTGGCATGCATTGGTAAGACTAACCTGAAATTttggctttttatttttcattgaaaaTTTAGTGGAATTTCGATGTTGCTTTTTCTTGCAAGCGCACTCACTTctccttttttatttaaaaaaaaattgcttttttttttggtcattagACTTGCATAATTTAAGATGGTAATATTGAAGCAAATgttccctaaaccctaaaactatCAAGCTAGAAAAAGTAGCTCAAAAAGCTTTTGATGTTTGAACAAACACACCCATACCATGTTGTGTTTTGTTGCAAACTGGCTTTTGTATCAATTTGGACATCAAAAttgatttggttttaaaaatCTGACAAAGGGCCTTCGGCCTGGatgatattttggtaagcaaacaCCGAGAGCGTTTAGCTATCCATGAGCATTAGTTTTGgtaaggaaaattaaaatataagtaaaTGATTGCTCACATGCAACATTATGATAAAAAAAGGACGCGAGAAGAAAACTAATGATGATCTCCAGAAAAGTTCTTAATTTCTCTTGACTGAAATGGTGTTCTTTCCCCTTCCTTTCTTGAATGGACCACTAATTTTATGGATCTAATACATGTAATTACCTTGGACCACTGCTACTATTTGATTATTCAATATTGTCATTGAAATTAAAGTCTGTTATACTTAACAATTTAATTTTCTTCTCTTCAGCATCTCTTTCTTCAAGCTTGTCAGATGATTTACTAGCGAAAGCAACAATTGAAGTTGTTACTAACTTGAAAAGTAAAGTTGCTAAGTCTGAAATGACCCGTACAAATATACAGATGATTGGTGCTTTGAGGTGGGCAATAACTTTCATCTTCCCTCATTTCTGCTTCAGTTCTCTTTTCTGTTAAAATGAAATCACTTTCTCCTTGTTTCAGTCGTGCTGTTGGCTACCGTTTTGGGTCCCATCTTGGAGACACAGTCCCAGTTCTTATTAATTACTGTATTAATGCATCAGAAAATGACGAAGAGCTTCGTGAGTATAGCTTGCAGGTGCTATGTTTGTTATCAGAAGCTTTACAATGATGAAGAGCTTTGTGTGTAACATATTTGTTGTTTTTATACTGTAAGATATTTGCTTTGGGCTCAATAATAAAATGTTACTGCAGGCATTAGAAAGCTTTCTCTTAAGGTGCCCAAGGGATATTTCCTTGTATTGTGATGAAATTCTACGTTTGACGCTAGAATATCTAAGCTATGATCCAAACTTCACTGACAATATGGAGGAGGATACTGACGATGAAGGTcatgaagaggaggaggatgagtATGTGACTTTTGTTTTTTGTTCTCTTGGCTGCTTGTATGGACAGGAGTTCATGGTTGCATGTTGTTCTTGTATATTATGTTGAATATATTGTTTCTTTTGCAGTGAGAGTGCAAATGAATATACAGATGATGAAGATGTTAGCTGGAAAGTTCGAAGAGCAGCAGCCAAATGCCTAGCAGCATTGATTGTTTCTCGCCCTGAAATGCTTTCAAAGCTATATGATGAGGTAAAGTTGCTATCAGTTTCTAGTTCATATATTATTGGTTCTTCTCAATATTTGAGAATGCAATAATGATGTTCATATATTACCTTTATGAGATATATGCTTTTATCGTTATTTCCTTCCAAtaacatttaatattttcattaaaaaaggGGGTGGGGGGAGAGAGAAAAATTATGTTTACATGCTTTTGTGTACATAACTTTTACCCACCTTTTATAATATCTTATCACTTGAATGGTTGCCTAATTTTAGACTCTTCTGTTCTACAGGCTTGTCCCAAATTGATCGACAGAtttaaagagagagaagaaaatgtCAAGGTTGGTCTCAAATTGAGTATTATTATTACTTATTATTTAACGAAACCAAGTTGCTTATATGACATGGATATATTGCAGATGGATGTATTTAATACTTTCATTGAGCTCTTGCGTCAAACTGGCAATGTAACTAAAGGGCAGATTGATGCAAATGAAACGAGGCAAGTCAAGCTTATGATTTTTATTCCAAATAACTCTGTCTAgttatctttttatttctttggATGGTGAAAACTTGATTCAGTGAATTGCCAGTAATTCATTCAGAATGTTTGATTCTGATTTCTGCATGAATTAGTTGTGCACTTCGacacatttttagaaaatattttctcAAACGATGTTCTATCAATATTCTTAACTGCTGCTTTTACTGAAATGGGAATTCTACAAGATTTGTATCTGAAAACAGCTGTCTGATAATAAAATACACGGTAATCTTCCTGGTTTTTCTATATCCACATGATCTGAGTGTGCACATGCATTGTGTTGTTTAGTTTTATGATTTTGTCACAATTTTAATATGGGTTGATATGCTTTATCAGCAGCACTATCTTCATCCACTATCATTCTAGCTTTTCCTGTTGTTAAGTGATAAGCCAGTTTTTGCATTTACCTCATATGGTGTCACATTTATTGAATTGTTCTTGCCTGAAATGCAGTCCTAGATGGTTGTTGAAGCAAGAAGTTTCAAAGATCGTCAAATCTATAAATAGGCAGTTGCGTGAGAAATCTATCAAGACAAAGGTAATAGTCATTAAAAGTTGATATATGATTAAAACACTCACTAGATTTTAAGCGTAGTTTACTTGTGTATGTAGGTTGGTGCGTTTTCTGTTCTGAAAGAACTGGTGGTTGTCTTGCCAGACTGTCTTGCAGACCATATTGGGTCACTCATTCCAGGAATCGAAAAAGCATTAAATGTACATCATATTGCCTTTGGTTGTAATTATTTTAATCTAATGTGTTTTTATTGAGATTGAAAGTCTATGCTTCATACATAGCTCTTCTTTCGATTGCTTTAGCTCTTGTATATAGTTTTTCTCTTGTCATTTGGTCCTTTAAactctctttctcttattttatttttattttttgcattcCAGGACAAATCATCTACATCAAATTTGAAGATTGAAGCTCTCGTATTTACAAGATTGGTTTTATCTTCACACTCTCCTGATGTTTTCCACCCATATATTAAGGTAACAGCAAGTTTTTTTTTGTTCAGTTTATGCTTTCCTCTGGGTTTGATTGCTGCATCAGTGCTGGACTGCTGGTGTATGATAAATTTGCTAATGATTATCTTTAAAACACTATTGTTGTATTTCCCTCTTATACGAGTTTTActgatacatatatatatatattggttttAACTTACTGTTTATAGTTAACTATTTTTCTGCTTTATATAGAAAAAATTGTTTCCATTGACTAAAGTTATAATTTTGCCATTTCTCGGATTGTTACTTATAGAATGATCCTCAAGCATTTTGGTCGAAACATTTCTTTCATGTCATAATTTAGGTATCCATGTTGCCTAGGAGTGGGTTATTGGCATTCTTTCCTATAACTGATTTGGCCATGTTTATGTTGTCAGTAGCATTTGAAATTTAAGTCTTTCTCCGTATTTGACCATAGTGGGTTTCATACAAGGATTGTGTCAACTATGAAATCCGTTTTTTGGTTATCAACATCCGAAGCTTTTATATAGCTGTTCCTTTACACACTTCTATTGTTTTTTACTTTGCCTGTCGAAATATTTCACTAAAGGGCAGTAACGTGAATGTTATGTTAATGTCTATGACTCTACGCATGACAAATGGCAGCATACATGCTTTATTAAATTTCTGTTCCTGTTACTAGGCTCTTTCTGCTCCTGTTCTATCAGCTGTTGGTGAGCGATATTATAAGGTCACTGCCGAGGCCTTGAGGGTATGCGGAGAACTCGTCCGTGTTGTCCGCCCAAGCATTGAGGTATTTGTGTGTACCATCTTTGGGCTGAGAAATAGTGTCAGACCTATTCCTAATTGAAATGAAATTGTGGTGTAGGGATCTGGATTTGATTTCAGACCGTACGTCCATCCCATTTATAATGCCATTATGTCGCGCTTAATAAACCAAGATCAGGATCAGGTTAGTATGATAATTTGTTGaagatttcttttaaatttttgtcatgcttgactctctgtctctctctctcatcaGGAGGTTAAGGAGTGTGCTATCTCCTGCATTGGCCTCATTGTGTCAACATTTGGTGATCATCTAAATGAAGAACTACCAGCATGCCTTCCTGTACTTGTTGATCGAATGGGAAATGAGATTACTCGTCTTACAGCTGTCAAGGTTGGTCAGTTGAATTTTGAGCTTTAAAATTCAAGGAATTTCTATGACTTGCAAGTTGTGATATAGATAAAACTTTAAATAGTATGGTAATAAGGGAATTCCTTCACAAGGGAAGTGGAAAGGTCAATGAAATCATTATGATTACTTGTATGTAGCATACCTGATGTGCTAAATATTCAACGTTATATAACCTTTGGGCGCAGCTCTTTCCCAGACCTTACATAACACAAGATGCTTGGGCAATGGCTGCCctttatattttgtaattaagtttcgGGAATCTTTGTATTCTACCCCCATTTCTCTGTAACAATTAATTGCTTTGCTTAAAATTGCCATTCTGAAGCACTTGAAATTTTCTTTATGTAAAGTGAACAGTTAACTCTCAGTGGACTGATATGGGTAGTAGACCCGAATCAAATTGGGGACTTGGTGATCCTAACCAACTATAGTAGCAGGGGGTTGTATGTAACTTCAGATGGCTATATTCCTTTTCTGCTCATAGACGTTCTGCTGTAAACATGAtagaaatcaaatatttttcttcttgctgatttatttttaatatatttttataatgtcATGGTTTATTGAGCAGGCATTTGCTGTCATTGCTGCTTCTCCACTTCGGGTGGATCTGTCATGTGTTCTGGAGCATGTAATAGCAGAGTTGACTGCATTTCTACGGAAAGTATGTAATTCTCACCATAATGATctgtattattatttattaccTTGAGTAGTGTTTACTTGGAATTTTTTGTGGTGGTATGTAAAGCTTATTTTTTGTTGTTACTTATTCCTGCTAGAAAGGGtccaatataatataataatcttTGATTTGCTGGTTTGCAAAACAGGCTAATCGAGCACTAAGGCAGGCAACCTTAGGAACCTTAAATTCACTTATAGTTGCATATGGTGATAAGATTGGTTCTTCTGCATATGAAGTTATTATTGTAGAACTCTCGGGACTAATTAGGTTTGTCTACTGATCTACCCTTATGTTAATTGGCAGTGATGATCAGGATTGATTGACCCAGTAATTTTTCCTGCCTGAACTTTTGTTGCCTGTGTTACAGTGATTCTGATTTACATATGACAGCTCTTGCCCTTGAACTCTGCTGCACGTTAATGAGTGACAAGAGGTCCAGTCCTAGTGTTGGTCTGGCTGTCCGAAACAAAGTTCTTCCTCAAGCTCTGACATTAATTAAAAGCTCCTTGCTGCAGGGGCAAGCCCTTTTGGTATTCTACATTGATTGATTGATATGGTTAATGTTTTACCcatttttaatatcataaaatcTATGCATGCTTATGTTTTCTTGTTCTTAATGCTCCAGGCTTTACAGAATTTTTTTGCTGCTTTAGTCTATTCTGCAAACACTAGCTTTGATTCTCTGCTGGAGTCACTACTTGCCAGCGCCAAGCCTTCACCACAGTCAGGTGGCATTGCCAAACAAGCGTTGCATTCAATAGCTCAATGTGTGGCTGTTCTGTGCCTTGCTGCTGGGGATCAAAAGTGTTCGTCCACAGTGAAAATGCTGACAGACATTCTCAAGGATGACAGCAGTTCTAACTCTGTATGTTCTCCAGTTTTTCGGCTGCATAGCAAATGTTTTGCTGATAATCTGTCTCCCTGTCTCCTTACTTTTGCAGCCTTCCCCAATTAAATCTTGTTTAAAATATGGATGATGGACTGCTGAATCTTTATTGctgttttttgtattttatttatttaaattttttcgtGGCTAGTCTGATAGGATATCCTTAAAATTTGTAGTAGTATTTTAGGCTATCCCTGGAATTTAATAGATACCATAACTTCAGGATATCTTTTCAATATATTGTAGAATGAATTTGTCCCAACACTTCCCATTATACATCCTCATGACTTACTTTCAGATTGTTTCAGCACTTCCTTGTGTACTAATCATATTTTCATTTTCCATTTTAAAGGCTAAACAGCACCTTGCCCTTCTATGTTTGGGAGAGATTGGTAGGAGGAAGGATCTTGGTGCACATGCTCATATAGAAAATATTGTCATTGAATCCTTCCAATCTCCTTTCGAAGAGATAAAGTCTGCTGCCTCTTATGCTCTTGGTAATATCGCTGTTGGCAACCTTCCAAAATACTTGCCGTTTATCTTGGATCAGATTGATAATCAGCAGAAGAAACAGTATCTCTTGCTTCATTCTTTGAAGGAGGTGTGTTTCCTTGAACAAATCTTTTCCCcttgattgtgatttcgtgcagaTATTTATGGAAGATACAATTCTATTGCCCTTTCTTACCCAGGTAATTGTGAGACAATCTGTTGATAAAGCAGAGTTTCAAGAGTCGAGTGTTGAGAAAATACTTAATTTACTCTTCAACCACTGTGAAAGTGAGGAAGAAGGGGTGCGCAATGTGGTGGCTGAGTGTTTGGGAAAAATTGCACTTATTGAACCTGCAAAACTTGTTCCTGCACTCAAGGTAGCTGAATTTTCTGTTGGTATGCTGTATTCATGCGTTTGACTTGCAAGTTATATATGATGGATATCTTTGTGTTTTGAAATTTCTTTAGGTAAGAACAACCAGCCCAGCTGCTTTTATCCGAGCTACTGTTGTCATTGCTGTAAAGTACTCTATAGTGGAACGTCCTGAGAAGATAGACGAGATCATATACCCCGAGATATCATCATTTCTGATGCTTATCAAGGATAATGACAGAGTGAGTTTAACACCACTCCCCTCTGGTTTACTGGCAGCTTATTAGATTTAAATCTTGTCACACTGATTGTTCTTATGACCATGCAGCATGTTAGACGAGCTGCTGTCCTGGCTTTAAGCACATTTGCACACAATAAGCCGAACCTCATCAAAGGTCTTCTTCCTGATCTGTTGCCTCTTCTCTATGATCAGACAATTGTTAAGGTAACCTGATTTGTTTTTCGCCACATGAGAGTTTTTAGAATTCAGCATGACATTATGATATGCACCTGCATTCATCTTTCCCGTGATGGGTCATTTACAGTAATTTTCATATAATTTGTAATGACATTTGAATTTCATAGCCTACTTTTAACAACGTAGAATCTCATATTAGTGAAGTTGGTCTTATTTTTATAATGTATGTTTCACAGCAAGAGCTGATACGGACAGTTGATCTTGGCCCTTTCAAGCATATTGTGGACGACGGACTTGAATTGAGGAAGGCAGCGTTCGAATGCGTGGACACAttattggatagttgtcttgatcAAGTGAACCCCTCATCATTCATTGTTCCTTATCTGAAGTCTGGGTTGGATGGTGAGATTTTGTTATAACCTTTTGTCATGCATGCGAGTTAGATGATTCTGATACAACGATCTAATATTTAGATTCTCAACATTTTTATTTCATGTTGACACTTTCCTTTATATTAGCTTTAAGATATTTAACTATCCCCTTAATCCATTTTTCCTAGTATGTTTGCACAAATTGAATGTCAATGTACTAGAGCATGATTTTCATTGATGTACCAGAGGACTAGATTTGTATGTTTCTTACTAAAGCTTAGGCAATGTTAACCATGGTAAATTTATTTCATAGCTATTATTAAATCTGATGAACTAGGTAATACTTTAGGGGTTGAGGATCCTGCCTCCCTTTATTCTTTTTCAATACTTATTAATATATCTGTAATTTGAAGGATAACAATCTTGTATTTTTCAGATCATTATGATGTTAAAATGCCTTGCCATCTCATACTCTCAAAGCTAGCTGATAAGTGTCCTTCTGCAGTCTTGGCAGGTTCTTAACAGTCTCTGTTTAAGTATTAAGAATTTTCCGTATTGAAGTTCGTTTTCTAATTTTGATGTCACCTTTCAGTGTTAGATTCATTGGTGGATCCTCTTCAGAAGACCATTAATTTTAAGCCTAAACAAGATGCTGTCAAGCAAGAAGTTGATCGTAATGAAGACATGATTCGAAGCGCGCTTCGAGCCATTGCTTCGTTGAATCGTATTAGGTTTGTATTTGATCTGTCTTTCCATATGATGCCTCTTTCAGATATGGTTCGATTCTGTTAGTGATGCAACCGTAAGATTAATAAATGGATGCACATAATATTCTGCCTTGGTTGCGTTAGGTGCTCTCCCATGATTAGTTCGTAGAACAATGCAAATTTAGTCTCTTTTCATAGCtgcactttttttttaaaaaaaaaaattatattttgttgagTCTGTTTATTTGTAAgtttttcttcctcctttcctgtCTGTGAGAGTTAatatcttttctttgtttttacagTGGGGGAGACTGCAGTGTCAAGTTCAAGAACCTTATGAATGAAATATCGAAATCACAAACTCTCTGGGAGAAGTACTATTCGATCCGCAATGAATGATTGGCTTACACCCTTTTCTGTTGCCCTTTATCATAATAGATAAGAAGTGGTGAACTATTATATGCCATGGGTTTTCGGCTGGTCCACAACTTATTTACCttgagggggggggggggaaagtGATAGGTCGTTTTGACACGGATTAATGCAACGGGTGTGGAGAGTGAACTAAATTATTGTACCATACGAGAGAATGATATTCACGCTATAGTGCTGATTTCTTGTATAGACAAAAAGGTTTCTTGCCTTCGGTATTTTTGAGATAATACTCAATTTATTCTCTCAACTTGCACACGAATTATTTCCTAAAATTTCAATTGTCTCTATTTATTTCCTAAACTTTGTGAATGTGATTCATGTTAGTTCTTAGGATAATTTTCGACGCACAAATATTAACGGAATGTTAACGTGGCGGATGTTATATTGGATTCTGTAAAATGAtgtcattcattttttaacactTAAATAGCTCAAAAAAACATCGGAAGTGatatttattgaaattttattttctaaggcAAGTGATCCGACGTCCTTTTTGGGTAGAGCGTCAAAATCAAAACGGCATTGTATTACAAGTTTCAGCATGACATTTGGTTATTTATGGCATTGCTTCATTAATGTATTTGTGCCAAAAATCGTTTCAAGACTAATGTGAGTCACCTTTAAAATGTGAGTCACTTTTGTAAAGTTTAGGAACTAAGAAGCAATTAAAATTTCAGAACCCAAATTGAGTATTAACTCTTCTAACTTTATGTGAAATTCtagactattttttttctttattcatatGTTGTTGAAAATGGTTTAGAAATAAGAGGTGCGGActataaattcaatttattatttgaaattcATTATGTATTTTGAATAGAAAGCACTGAAAGTTGATCATTCataaattaatatgaataaaaatatcaaaatgtaaactttttttcttattcaattaattttaagttaaaaacttaaaatgttgaatttaaagagaaaaaaaaaaacataattttactaaaaaaaatgagaatagtATACAGACATCATCACAGAGGACTGAGGAATACAATGGTGGTGGTGATAGAGCAGCAAGATACTTCAGATCAAAACGCAAATACCCTCCAACAACACCGCCTCCGACAATTTTGAAACTGTGAGTGACACCAACCTTGGCAGCGATGCCGGAGGCAACCTTGAAGAGGATCTTAGAAATTTTTACTTATGCCGTCAAAATTCTAAAAgcaatttaaaaatttgatataCTATGTGGATTCTAAAAgtgttatataaaatatttgcATACAAGAATCTACTTCCCTAAACTAGTGGGTATAGTATACCCAAACAAGGTGAATTAACTGAAATTTTTTAGTAAGTAAATTCTGAACTACATAGGTACCACAATATGTTTGCCACTGAATCAAGTGGGCGGGCACTTCACAACTAGTAAGTAGTAACATTCAATTGACGAAATTAACTCATCATGCTAATAAATTTTGTaaagtaaatttatttcctaagtACTAAATTGAAATCTAAAAAGTTTATACATAAATGTTAACTGAAAAtgaaaaagagacatgataagtTGTGCTGCTACCTTATCTCAAAATTAAATCATGACAACCAATCAAGAGCATGGTGCAGAAGTAAAATCTAGAATATTGGTGAGTTTGGTTTAGGGAGTCCATCGTGGAgtcaaattaatagaatattgttGAGTTTGGTTTTATTGTTATCATTTGGAGCACTTGGTTGAAAAGGAATGACAGaattttcagaaataaaaaatcagGTGTTACAGAAGTAGTTAACAGGTCGATTAAGAGTTACAAAGAGTGGAGTGATATTTGATCTTTTGAGTTGTTGATGGCTTTTGTCAAAGATGATTAGGAATTAGTTTATTTGACCAGTTTAGTACCTTTTGTTGAGATGTTGATGCTCCACCTTGttgtattgaattttttatttcaaaaaaaaaacaatgacttGTTAATTCAAGTAGGATGATCACTTATTTATATTAACAACATAAAATGAAACCCATGATATCTCAAAAAGCATAAGCAAGATGTCATCACTTATTTTTGTCATCACTTATTCTGAAGAGGAGTGTTAAGGGGCTAAGAGGAGTGCTAGTAGTTAACAACTTTCGTGTTTTGTAaccattaataatatttttagtggTGTGAAATTACATCCAATGGTAAAAGATCATTCactttttttatggttaaatgctgattacaaaacacaaaagttgctggcccttaAATTTTCTCTATTCTTAATTCACTAAGACGAGTGAATCTGGCAGCGATAGTGCAAATATCTCAAAAAGCACAAGTAATTTTAAGCTAAAGAGAATATAAACATAATTTAAGCAAGATCATAATCCTCAAAcactaatatttaatttattgttcATTCATGATCCTATTAAAAATGACAAATGACGATAAAAAGCGATAGAAAATAACAAGAAATGTTATTAAGAAAAGTAATGCAATATTTGTTCTATGATTAAACCTTCCACCCTTAGTAAGTGGCCAAACAAAGGCGTGGATATAATAAGATGCTTTCCAGTTCTTCATGGCATGGGCACACTTCCGATGGACAGTCACTTCTAAGAAATCTCGCTCCATGGGAGGAGCACCACTGTCAAGTTGCAGTGCAGTAAAGTCCTTCGACACGGACAGCGTGAAACTGAGAAGCAGAGCGCCCCTGATTCGGGTTCGGAATCCAATTCCCAATAATAGAGCATTGCACACAGCTTCCCGTTGCCAAGGTCAACAAGATTGAATCTGGCCCCGTAATTAATCCTGGGTTGAATACCCTCTAAACACACATCAAGGTATTGATATAATGCGACACGGCCATTCTGGTGGTTAACCAGAATGGCAAACACCCTCTCCAAAGGTGTCTTGAGAGGAGGTACCTCACACTCATGCGTAAGGCAAACCGTGTAGTTAGTGTAGTTGTTGCTGCTGCCGAGACTCAGAAGGGGCACAGAAATTTGTGGGGGGAAAGTAGTACGATAGGGGTCAATTTCAGGACTGAACCTACCATCTATGAAGTTCGAAAGATTGTTATCACTTATCAGCGTCGGGCTCAACCGTCCAAGACTCCCTTATGGGGTCGAAGTGGGCCAAACAGGGTGTTGTGGAGGACGAACATTGACAAAGTCTTCACCTAGCTGGCTGTAGTTCGGAGGAGGGTTTAACTCTTTCCAAACTCTAGAATCAAAACAAAGAACGTAAAATCCAGAATTTTTATAGACGTAAACATCGCCCGAGCCTGGCGTGTTTGCGATGAATGACTTGTAAAGAGGGGCGGGGTACACCATCCAGTGATTCCGGAGGCAGAATACTGCGCTCCTCAAATTTAAATTCGTAGATTGGCCTGGAGCCGGATTTTGACCTGGACACCGCCATATagatcttggagttgaactcgaAAGGACACAAATCACGCTTTGGAAGTGGCAAAGAGAACTCGAACATTGGTGGAGGCAAACAAGTCCAATCTTTgatatcatcttcttctttctttaaaTTGCTTAGTTTGATCACGAACAACTCTTTCTCAGTAACAAGGCAAGGGCACGCTTCCTCTGCCATTTCAACCTGCtccgttttttgtttttttg is a window from the Arachis hypogaea cultivar Tifrunner chromosome 1, arahy.Tifrunner.gnm2.J5K5, whole genome shotgun sequence genome containing:
- the LOC112706896 gene encoding cullin-associated NEDD8-dissociated protein 1 isoform X2, whose amino-acid sequence is MICSLAPLVRKVSEARVVEMTEKLCDKLLNGKDQHRDIASIALKTIVAEVSTQSLAQSILHSLSPQLIKGITGSMGTEIKCECLDILCDVLHKFGNLMASDHELLLSSLLSQLGSNQASVRKKTVACIASLSSSLSDDLLAKATIEVVTNLKSKVAKSEMTRTNIQMIGALSRAVGYRFGSHLGDTVPVLINYCINASENDEELREYSLQALESFLLRCPRDISLYCDEILRLTLEYLSYDPNFTDNMEEDTDDEGHEEEEDDESANEYTDDEDVSWKVRRAAAKCLAALIVSRPEMLSKLYDEACPKLIDRFKEREENVKMDVFNTFIELLRQTGNVTKGQIDANETSPRWLLKQEVSKIVKSINRQLREKSIKTKVGAFSVLKELVVVLPDCLADHIGSLIPGIEKALNDKSSTSNLKIEALVFTRLVLSSHSPDVFHPYIKALSAPVLSAVGERYYKVTAEALRVCGELVRVVRPSIEGSGFDFRPYVHPIYNAIMSRLINQDQDQEVKECAISCIGLIVSTFGDHLNEELPACLPVLVDRMGNEITRLTAVKAFAVIAASPLRVDLSCVLEHVIAELTAFLRKANRALRQATLGTLNSLIVAYGDKIGSSAYEVIIVELSGLISDSDLHMTALALELCCTLMSDKRSSPSVGLAVRNKVLPQALTLIKSSLLQGQALLALQNFFAALVYSANTSFDSLLESLLASAKPSPQSGGIAKQALHSIAQCVAVLCLAAGDQKCSSTVKMLTDILKDDSSSNSAKQHLALLCLGEIGRRKDLGAHAHIENIVIESFQSPFEEIKSAASYALGNIAVGNLPKYLPFILDQIDNQQKKQYLLLHSLKEVIVRQSVDKAEFQESSVEKILNLLFNHCESEEEGVRNVVAECLGKIALIEPAKLVPALKVRTTSPAAFIRATVVIAVKYSIVERPEKIDEIIYPEISSFLMLIKDNDRHVRRAAVLALSTFAHNKPNLIKGLLPDLLPLLYDQTIVKQELIRTVDLGPFKHIVDDGLELRKAAFECVDTLLDSCLDQVNPSSFIVPYLKSGLDDHYDVKMPCHLILSKLADKCPSAVLAVLDSLVDPLQKTINFKPKQDAVKQEVDRNEDMIRSALRAIASLNRISGGDCSVKFKNLMNEISKSQTLWEKYYSIRNE
- the LOC112706896 gene encoding cullin-associated NEDD8-dissociated protein 1 isoform X1; its protein translation is MANLTLTGILEKMTGKDKDYRYMATSDLLNELQKSSFKADTDLEMKLTNIIIQQLDDAAGDVSGLAVKCLAPLVRKVSEARVVEMTEKLCDKLLNGKDQHRDIASIALKTIVAEVSTQSLAQSILHSLSPQLIKGITGSMGTEIKCECLDILCDVLHKFGNLMASDHELLLSSLLSQLGSNQASVRKKTVACIASLSSSLSDDLLAKATIEVVTNLKSKVAKSEMTRTNIQMIGALSRAVGYRFGSHLGDTVPVLINYCINASENDEELREYSLQALESFLLRCPRDISLYCDEILRLTLEYLSYDPNFTDNMEEDTDDEGHEEEEDDESANEYTDDEDVSWKVRRAAAKCLAALIVSRPEMLSKLYDEACPKLIDRFKEREENVKMDVFNTFIELLRQTGNVTKGQIDANETSPRWLLKQEVSKIVKSINRQLREKSIKTKVGAFSVLKELVVVLPDCLADHIGSLIPGIEKALNDKSSTSNLKIEALVFTRLVLSSHSPDVFHPYIKALSAPVLSAVGERYYKVTAEALRVCGELVRVVRPSIEGSGFDFRPYVHPIYNAIMSRLINQDQDQEVKECAISCIGLIVSTFGDHLNEELPACLPVLVDRMGNEITRLTAVKAFAVIAASPLRVDLSCVLEHVIAELTAFLRKANRALRQATLGTLNSLIVAYGDKIGSSAYEVIIVELSGLISDSDLHMTALALELCCTLMSDKRSSPSVGLAVRNKVLPQALTLIKSSLLQGQALLALQNFFAALVYSANTSFDSLLESLLASAKPSPQSGGIAKQALHSIAQCVAVLCLAAGDQKCSSTVKMLTDILKDDSSSNSAKQHLALLCLGEIGRRKDLGAHAHIENIVIESFQSPFEEIKSAASYALGNIAVGNLPKYLPFILDQIDNQQKKQYLLLHSLKEVIVRQSVDKAEFQESSVEKILNLLFNHCESEEEGVRNVVAECLGKIALIEPAKLVPALKVRTTSPAAFIRATVVIAVKYSIVERPEKIDEIIYPEISSFLMLIKDNDRHVRRAAVLALSTFAHNKPNLIKGLLPDLLPLLYDQTIVKQELIRTVDLGPFKHIVDDGLELRKAAFECVDTLLDSCLDQVNPSSFIVPYLKSGLDDHYDVKMPCHLILSKLADKCPSAVLAVLDSLVDPLQKTINFKPKQDAVKQEVDRNEDMIRSALRAIASLNRISGGDCSVKFKNLMNEISKSQTLWEKYYSIRNE